One segment of Setaria viridis chromosome 4, Setaria_viridis_v4.0, whole genome shotgun sequence DNA contains the following:
- the LOC117852501 gene encoding E3 ubiquitin-protein ligase ATL6: MQLAVSPDSLLFFCSVTASAAAAFALISLYRHLARRRAGPSADGGLALAASSAAAAGGGEGDESEELLPLSAAAASLPAFMYSRLVRHSGKGAAGWTECAVCLGAIQVGAMVKLLPACGHVYHRDCIDLWLSSRSTCPLCRCRVGGDAAAPGQEPSRQLAQPSSA, encoded by the coding sequence ATGCAACTTGCGGTGTCACCAGACAGCCTCCTCTTCTTCTGCTCGGTCacggcgtcggccgccgccgccttcgcgcTCATCTCGCTGTACAGGCACCTCGCTCGCCGGCGAGCCGGGCCATCAGCGGACGGCGGCCTCGCCCTCGCGGCGagctcagcggcggcagcgggaggaGGCGAAGGCGATGAGTCGGAGGAGCTCCTGCCGctgagcgccgcggcggcgagcctcCCAGCGTTCATGTACAGCCGGCTGGTCAGGCACAGCGGCAAGGGCGCGGCGGGTTGGACCGAGTGCGCCGTCTGCCTCGGCGCCATCCAGGTCGGCGCCATGGTGAAGCTGCTGCCGGCGTGCGGCCATGTCTACCACCGCGACTGCATCGACCTCTGGCTGTCGTCGCGCTCCACGTGCCCGCTCTGCCGGTGCAgggtcggcggcgacgccgcaGCACCCGGCCAGGAGCCAAGCCGGCAGCTCGCTCAACCTTCTTCAGCATAG